Proteins from a genomic interval of Equus quagga isolate Etosha38 chromosome 13, UCLA_HA_Equagga_1.0, whole genome shotgun sequence:
- the LOC124250335 gene encoding myeloid cell surface antigen CD33-like, giving the protein MAKSHRTDVQIPPSERCCCCCCCPCCGQVSGPRGEEVGRAGAVSDHHFPPWTLAQDDRYQLEVQESVTVQEGLCVSVPCVFSYPRKKRTYAAPVHGYWFWEGADTFKDALVATNNPESKVQKETQGRFHLLGDPRTNNCSLDIRDARRRDDGKYIFRVERGSMKWTYKSNSLSLHVTALTHTPDILISGTLESGHPKNLMCFVPWACERGTPPIFSWTTAALTSLGPRTQLSSVLTLTPRPQDHGTNLTCQVKFPAAGVTVERTIQLNVTWEPGTMTGVIQGAIGGAGVTVFLFLCLGLIFFIVKTCRKKAARTAVYVNDIHPAIGRASLSHQCESKLDRATDSTTSAGTSSPLGMEPELHYASFSFHRINPQEGT; this is encoded by the exons TCACAGGACAGACGTCCAGATTCCTCCATCTgagagatgctgctgctgctgctgctgtccctgCTGTGGGCAGGTGAGTGGGCCAAGAGGAGAGGAGGTTGGCAGAGCAGGGGCTGTATCTGACCATCATTTCCCACCATGGACCCTGGCACAGGATGACAGATACCAGTTGGAAGTGCAGGAATCCGTGACGGTGCAGGAGGGCCTGTGCGTCTCTGTGCCCTGCGTCTTCTCCTATCCCAGGAAGAAAAGGACTTACGCTGCCCCAGTTCATGGCTACTGGTTCTGGGAAGGGGCTGACACATTCAAGGATGCTCTAGTGGCCACAAACAACCCAGAGAGTAAAGTACAGAAGGAGACCCAGGGCCGATTCCACCTCCTCGGGGACCCCCGGACCAACAACTGCTCGCTGGACATCAGAGACGCCAGGAGGAGGGACgatggaaaatacatttttcgGGTGGAGAGGGGAAGTATGAAATGGACTTACAAatctaactctctctctctgcatgtgaCAG CCCTGACCCACACACCTGACATCCTCATCTCGGGGACCCTGGAGTCTGGCCACCCCAAGAACCTGATGTGCTTTGTACCCTGGGCCTGTGAGAGGGGTACGCCCCCCATCTTCTCCTGGACAACAGCAGCCctcacctccctgggccccaggacaCAACTCTCCTCAGTGCTCACCCTCACCCCCCGGCCCCAGGACCATGGCACCAACCTCACATGTCAAGTGAAGTTCCCTGCAGCTGGTGTGACTGTGGAAAGGACCATCCAGCTCAACGTCACCT GGGAACCTGGGACCATGACTGGTGTGATTCAGGGAGCCATTGGGGGAGCTGGtgtcactgtttttctctttctctgccttggcCTCATCTTCTTCAT AGTGAAGACCTGCAGGAAAAAAGCAGCCAGGACAGCAGTGTACGTGAATGACATCCACCCTGCCATTGGACGAGCTTCCCTG AGTCACCAATGTGAGTCCAAGTTAGACAGAGCCACTGACTCGACCACCTCTGCAGGGACCTCCTCTCCCTTGGGGATGGAGCCAGAGCTACATTATGCCTCCTTCAGCTTTCACAGGATAAATCCTCAGGAGGGCACCTAG